In Lemur catta isolate mLemCat1 chromosome 1, mLemCat1.pri, whole genome shotgun sequence, one DNA window encodes the following:
- the CLDN8 gene encoding claudin-8: protein MATYALQMAGLVLGGVGMVGTVAVTIMPQWRVSAFIGSNIVVFETIWEGLWMNCVRHVNIRMQCKIYDSLLALSPDLQASRGLMCAASVLSFLAFMTAVLGMKCTRCTGDNDKVKGHILLMAGIMFIITGIVVLIPVSWVANSIIRDFYNPIVNVAQKRELGEALYIGWTTALVLIAGGALFCCVFCCSEKSSRYRYSIPSHRTTQKSYHVDKKSPSVYSRSQYV, encoded by the coding sequence ATGGCAACCTACGCCTTGCAAATGGCTGGACTGGTGCTTGGTGGTGTTGGCATGGTGGGCACGGTGGCTGTCACCATAATGCCTCAGTGGAGAGTGTCTGCCTTCATTGGAAGCAACATTGTGGTTTTTGAAACCATCTGGGAAGGACTGTGGATGAATTGCGTGAGGCACGTTAACATCAGGATGCAGTGCAAAATCTATGATTCCCTGCTGGCTCTTTCTCCGGACCTCCAGGCATCCAGAGGACTAATGTGTGCTGCTTCTGTGCTGTCCTTCTTGGCTTTCATGACGGCTGTCCTTGGCATGAAGTGTACCAGGTGCACTGGGGACAATGACAAGGTAAAAGGTCACATCCTGCTAATGGCTGGAATCATGTTCATCATCACAGGCATTGTGGTGCTCATCCCTGTGAGCTGGGTTGCCAATTCCATCATCAGAGATTTCTACAACCCAATAGTGAATGTTGCCCAGAAACGTGAGCTTGGAGAAGCCCTTTATATAGGCTGGACCACGGCACTGGTGCTGATTGCTGGAGGGGCactgttttgttgtgttttttgttgCAGTGAAAAGAGCAGTAGATACAGATACTCCATACCTTCCCATCGCACAACCCAAAAAAGTTATCACGTGGACAAGAAGTCACCCAGCGTATACTCCAGAAGTCAGTACGTGTAG